Proteins from a single region of Oreochromis niloticus isolate F11D_XX linkage group LG7, O_niloticus_UMD_NMBU, whole genome shotgun sequence:
- the c2cd5 gene encoding C2 domain-containing protein 5 isoform X16, with the protein MPLHPQQPSAFGLQLPETVPELLSLCSHTHLHWPVFVEDLPSSSGPPTPFRALPTSSSSPPPFSPSKPCSRQSSSSDTDLSLTPKTGMGSGGSAGKEAGPLRTLLRQQTQTALEQRGASSSGLLLNAREFPFFTLTSFPPGFLLHVGGVVSARSVKLLDRIHNPALGNTRSYKLLDWNSVTADEPETRDAWWEEIRQEIKSHARALGCHAVVGYSESTSICEEVCILSASGTAAILNPRYMREGCLDIGCTDHRFEDPSPPSCGFCHIPYDELNMPFPAQLTYCYHCRRQKVPDVLFTTIDLPSEAAVAGKGCLIQARLCRLKKKAQGETNATAISNLLPFMEYELHTQLMNKLKLRSMNALFGLHIQISVGENMLLGLASATGVYLTALPAPGGIQIAGKTPGDLSNEHISSIQKRINDTIAVNKELYQINPPKLFALDPEVFCGINMELAEEGVGSPIPEPRHRSRLFRSHSESSDELSELDLSHGKKDAFVLEIDDTDAVEDIHSLLIDAPPPTGFYSCNTENMPGISNWTSGVQMFTSVRVLRLSNANLTNQGLNKIFTDLCENLLKSFYFKLRSMIPCCLCHLNFTVAVPEEELIQVTVTAVAMTYDKEQTQEKTAEKPVNKGSLEAEEQLQFPLELCADSSSSNIQTASKISGVAESTNISPRAASVDYGSFADRCSTWLELLRLKAHTIRRGSVKTSRRTQSLAHSVSSLERCSPLQEGRSRSLRSSRSFGGSSVTVVKMTPLSFLPGIRIIKYLGIINMFFIRETTSLREEGGVSGFLHSFIAEVFAMVRAHVAALGGNAVVSYSMKECVFMENPNKNQAQCLINVSGDAVICISETDQESSASTANTGQTGGGGTDGAT; encoded by the exons GAATGGGCAGTGGAGGCAGCGCCGGGAAGGAGGCGGGACCTCTGAGGACCCTCCTCAGACAACAGACACAGACAGCTCTTGAGCAGCGG GGAGCGTCTTCCTCTGGGTTATTGTTAAACGCCAGG GAGTTCCCCTTCTTCACCTTGACGTCGTTCCCGCCTGGGTTTCTGCTTCATGTTGGTGGAGTGGTCAGCGCTCGATCTGtcaaattactggatcggatacaCAACCCCG CCTTGGGTAACACGCGCTCATACAAACTGCTAGACTGGAATAGTGTCACTGCAG ATGAGCCGGAGACTCGCGATGCCTGGTGGGAGGAGATTCGCCAGGAGATCAAATCTCATGCCAGAGCTCTCGGTTGCCATGCGGTTGTAGGGTACAGTGAGAGCACAAGCATCTG CGAGGAGGTGTGTATTCTGTCCGCATCTGGCACAGCAGCCATCTTGAATCCTCGGTACATGCGTGAAGGCTGCCTGGACATCGGTTGCACCGACCACAG GTTTGAGGATCCATCGCCACCGAGCTGTGGCTTCTGTCACATCCCGTACGATGAGCTCAACATGCCCTTTCCTGCACAGCTCACCTATTGTTACCACTGTAGACGACAAAAG gttcctGATGTGCTCTTCACAACAATTGACCTGCCATCAGAAGCAGCTGTTGCAGGAAAAGGCTGCCTTATCCAGGCCAG GCTGTGTCGTCTAAAGAAGAAAGCCCAGGGAGAAACGAATGCAACGGCCATCTCTAACCTGCTGCCTTTCATGGAATATGAGCTACACACTCAGCTGATGAACAAGCTGAAACTGCGGAGCATGAACGCGCTGTTTGGCCTGCACATACAGATCAGTGTTGGCGAGAACATGCTCCTGGGTCTGGCT tctgCTACAGGTGTGTACCTGACAGCTCTACCTGCTCCAGGGGGTATCCAGATAGCAGGGAAGACTCCAGGAGACTTGAGCAACGAGCATATATCATCCATTCAGAAAAGGATTAATGACACCATAGCTGTGAACAAAGAGCTCTATCAAATAAATCCTCCG aaattatttgcCCTGGACCCTGAGGTGTTCTGCGGCATAAACATG GAGCTTGCAGAGGAAGGGGTGGGCTCTCCAATCCCTGAGCCAAGGCATCGATCCAGACTTTTTCGCTCCCACTCGGAAAGCTCAGACGAACTATCAGAACTGGATCTGTCCCACGGCAAAAAGGATGCCTTCGTCCTGGAG ATTGATGACACCGATGCCGTGGAGGATATCCACTCCCTCCTGATCGATGCACCTCCCCCCACAG GTTTCTACAGCTGCAACACTGAAAACATGCCTGGGATTTCTAACTGGACTTCAGGAGTACAG atgtttacatcagtgAGAGTTTTGAGGTTGAGCAATGCCAATCTTACTAACCAAGGCTTAAACAAGATCTTCACTGACCTCTGTGAGAACCTGCTGAAG AGTTTTTACTTCAAGCTGCGCTCTATGATCCCCTGCTGTCTTTGTCATCTCAACTTCACCGTAGCAGTGCCAGAAGAAGAGCTCATACAG GTCACAGTGACAGCCGTTGCCATGACCTATGACAAGGAACAGACTCAGGAGAAGACAGCTGAGAAGCCCGTCAACAAAG GGAGCCTTGAGGCTGAAGAGCAGCTGCAGTTTCCCCTGGAATTGTGTGCAGACTCGTCCTcttccaacattcagacagcatCCAAAATCTCAG gtgtCGCAGAAAGTACCAACATCTCACCCAGAG CTGCCTCCGTTGATTACGGTTCCTTTGCAGACAGATGCAGCACCTGGCTAGAGCTGCTTAGGCTGAAAGCTCACACCATAAGACGAGGATCAGTTAAGACAAGTAGGAGGACACAGTCTCTAGCACACTCTG TCTCATCTTTGGAGCGCTGCAGTCCGCTTCAAGAGGGACGTTCCCGCTCGCTGCGCTCCAGTCGCTCATTTGGAGGCAGTTCGGTAACGGTGGTGAAGATGACGCCGCTCTCCTTCCTTCCCGGGATACGCATCATTAAATACCTTGGCATTATCAACATGTTTTTTATCAGAGAGACGACATCATTACGGGAG GAAGGCGGTGTTAGCGGCTTCCTTCACTCATTCATTGCAGAGGTGTTTGCGATGGTTCGAGCCCATGTAGCGGCCCTCGGCGGCAATGCAGTTGTGTCTTACAGCATGAAAGAATGTGTGTTCATGGAAAATCCAAATAAAAATCAG GCTCAGTGTCTCATAAATGTAAGCGGTGATGCGGTTATCTGCATCAGCGAAACAGACCAGGAGTCCTCAGCATCAACGGCAAATACTGGACAGACCGGTGGCGGTGGAACCGATGGGGCTACATGA
- the miox gene encoding inositol oxygenase yields MRIINIGPDPSLAYRPNLETGKAKDKEDYRNFESGSLIDRVFNTYSLMHTNQTVEFVNQKHTEWNGCNHTRMGMMDAIMSLDQLVDESDPDVDFPNSFHAFQTAEGIRQEHPDKEWFQLVGLIHDVGKIMALWDEPQWAVVGDTFPVGCKFQNSIVFRDNTFLKNPDENNPKYNTEFGIYEPNCGLDNVLMSWGHDEYLYRVMKFNKCPIPEEGLYMIRFHSFYPWHSHGDYMHLCNDKDLKMLPWVKEFNKFDLYTKTTDLPDVNNLKVYYQSLIDKYCPGVLQW; encoded by the exons ATGAGGATCATCAACATT GGTCCAGACCCGTCTCTGGCATATCGGCCAAATTTGGAGACGGGTAAGGCAAAAGACAAGGAAGACTACAGAAACTTTGAG agcGGAAGCCTAATTGACCGTGTCTTCAACACGTACAGCCTCATGCACACCAATCAAACAGTGGAGTTTGTAAACCAAAAG CACACTGAATGGAACGGTTGTAACCACACCCGGATGGGGATGATGGATGCCATCATGTCTCTAGACCAGCTTGTGGATGAGTCTGATCCTGATGTGGACTTCCCCAACTCCTTCCACGCTTTCCAGACTGCTGAAGGCATCCGCCAAGAACACCCAGACAAAG AATGGTTCCAGCTGGTTGGTCTGATCCATGATGTCGGAAAGATCATGGCTCTCTGGGATGAACCGCAG TGGGCTGTAGTGGGAGACACTTTCCCCGTTGGCTGCAAATTTCAAAACTCCATTGTGTTCAGAGACAACACCTTCCTCAAAAATCCAGATGAAAATAATCCAAAATACAA cACTGAGTTTGGGATCTACGAACCAAACTGTGGCCTTGACAATGTCCTCATGTCCTGGGGCCACGATG AGTATCTCTACAGAGTTATGAAGTTCAACAAGTGCCCCATCCCAGAGGAG GGCTTATACATGATTCGCTTCCATTCCTTCTACCCCTGGCACTCCCATGGAGATTACATGCACCTGTGCAACGATAAGGACTTGAAGATGCTGCCCTGGGTCAAAGAGTTCAA CAAATTTGACCTGTACACAAAAACCACTGATCTGCCTGACGTCAACAACCTGAAGGTGTACTACCAGTCTCTGATCGACAAGTACTGTCCTGGAGTACTGCAGTGGTAA
- the lmf2a gene encoding lipase maturation factor 2a isoform X2, translated as MELLCLIGAALSLAATLVEAFRDSVVFFCLWVLYLSMYEVGQVFLYFQWDNLLLETGFLCILVAPLTLIRGSRGVREHDRVTFWLIRWLLFRLMFASGVVKLTSRCPTWWGLTALTYHYETQCIPTPLAWFAHQLPVWWQKLSVVGAFVIEIAVPFLFFSPLRRLRLGAFYLQVLLQVLIILSGNYNFFNLLTVTLCLSLLDDRHVYFWLRKAYKTDNGNDDSKLWSWLCYLLELVVWALVIVGTVISFDLQLDTVKKGISSRTAFTYHQFNLFLKTVTIPSIWIGVLSLTWEMVTSLFRCACVSGFFKRFWGTVQWTVFAGAAASMFAVSLVPFTFIEYDSNSRLWPGVRQAYEMVDRYQVVNSYGLFRRMTGVGGRPEVVIEGSSDGVTWTEIEFMYKPGNLSASPPMLTPHQPRLDWQMWFAALGPNTQSPWFTSLMYRLLQGKRDVIELIQSDVSQYPFHQQPPAYLRAHRYRYWFTESKADGSFPERWWRRVYDEEFYPIVHLGNSFLEGMLNQYGLKDKSPPRRLSNTTVAQAVRWVRSQVRGVPAHTLIWTLIACSATFCLVQGLRHKNKDVEKPSDAHKATATDRTENAADGSSSDHHEKSDEQQADEEDDKEADSEDEVEEEGEEENEVDEEDEDEERIEKR; from the exons ATGGAGCTGCTGTGTCTCATCGGGGCGGCGCTGAGCCTCGCTGCCACGCTGGTGGAGGCTTTTCGAGACAGTGTGGTGTTCTTCTGCCTCTGGGTCTTGTACCTGTCTATGTATGAG GTAGGCCAGGTTTTCCTCTACTTCCAGTG GGACAACCTGCTCCTAGAGACGGGGTTCCTCTGTATCCTTGTTGCTCCCCTGACTTTAATCAGAGGGTCACGAGGGGTCAGAGAGCATGATCGTGTCACCTTCTGGCTTATTCGCTGGCTGCTCTTCAGACTCATGTTTGCATCTGGGGTGGTGAAGCTAACCTCACGTTGTCCCACCTGGTGGGGCCTTACAG CTCTCACGTATCACTACGAGACTCAGTGTATCCCAACCCCTCTGGCCTGGTTTGCCCACCAGTTGCCGGTGTGGTGGCAGAAGCTGAGCGTGGTGGGAGCCTTCGTTATCGAGATCGCTGTTCCGTTCCTGTTCTTCAGTCCACTGCGGAGGCTCCGACTTGGAGCTTTTTACTTACAG GTGCTGCTTCAAGTCCTCATCATTTTGTCTGGCAACTACAACTTCTTCAACCTGCTGACTGTGACCCTCTGTCTGTCACTTCTGGATGATCGCCATGTCTATTTCTGGCTGCGCAAGGCATACAAGACTGATAACGGGAATGATG ACTCAAAGCTGTGGTCGTGGCTGTGTTACCTGCTGGAGCTGGTGGTCTGGGCTCTGGTGATTGTTGGAACAGTCATCtcctttgacctgcagctggATACAGTTAAGAAAGGCATCTCCTCGCGGACGG CATTTACATACCATCAGTTTAACCTGTTTCTGAAAACCGTCACTATTCCCTCTATCTGGATCGGTGTTCTCTCACTTACCTGGGAGATGGTTACCTCTCTCTTCAG GTGTGCGTGTGTCTCTGGTTTCTTTAAGAGGTTTTGGGGAACAGTCCAGTGGACGGTGTTCGCGGGGGCTGCAGCTTCAATGTTCGCTGTCAGTCTG GTGCCGTTTACCTTCATAGAGTACGATTCCAACTCCAGGTTGTGGCCAGGAGTGCGGCAAGCCTATGAGATGGTTGATCGCTATCAGGTAGTCAACTCGTACGGCTTGTTCAGGAGGATGACCGGAGTTGGCGGGCGACCCGAGGTTGTCATTGAGGGAAGCAGTGATGGGGTCACATGGACG gaGATTGAGTTCATGTATAAGCCAGGTAATCTGAGTGCATCTCCTCCTATGCTGACACCCCATCAGCCCAGGCTGGACTGGCAAATGTGGTTTGCTGCTCTTGGGCCCAATACGCAATCTCCATGGTTCACCAGCCTGATGTACAGACTGCTGCAAGGAAAAAGAGACG TTATTGAGCTGATCCAGTCGGATGTATCCCAGTATCCATTTCACCAGCAGCCGCCTGCCTACCTGCGAGCTCACCGCTACAGATACTGGTTTACCGAATCAAAGGCTGACGG CTCTTTCCCAGAGCGCTGGTGGAGGAGGGTCTATGATGAGGAGTTCTACCCCATAGTGCATCTGGGAAACAGTTTCCTAGAGGGCATGCTCAACCAATATGGACTTAAG GACAAGTCGCCTCCGCGCCGTTTGTCCAACACCACTGTTGCCCAAGCGGTGAGGTGGGTGCGCTCTCAGGTCAGAGGCGTCCCTGCGCACACACTTATCTGGACCCTGATTGCCTGCAGTGCCACCTTCTGTCTAGTTCAGGGATTGCGACATAAAAACAAAGACGTAGAGAAGCCTTCAGACGCTCACAAGGCCACAGCAACCGATCGTACAGAAAATGCGGCCGACGGCTCTTCTTCAGACCATCATGAGAAGTCTGATGAACAGCAGGCAGATGAGGAGGATGACAAAGAAGCAGACAGTGAAGACGAGGTGGAAGAGGAGGGAGAAGAGGAGAACGAAGTTGATGAAGAAGATGAGGACGAAGAAAGGATAGAAAAAAGATGA
- the lmf2a gene encoding lipase maturation factor 2a isoform X1, translated as MGEIVLPRRMFLWCMAVIYLTAFVSLYVQIPGLYGNEGLLPARWQLRYSGKPLVEQLLSSPTLLWLGPRLGLDTHTAMELLCLIGAALSLAATLVEAFRDSVVFFCLWVLYLSMYEVGQVFLYFQWDNLLLETGFLCILVAPLTLIRGSRGVREHDRVTFWLIRWLLFRLMFASGVVKLTSRCPTWWGLTALTYHYETQCIPTPLAWFAHQLPVWWQKLSVVGAFVIEIAVPFLFFSPLRRLRLGAFYLQVLLQVLIILSGNYNFFNLLTVTLCLSLLDDRHVYFWLRKAYKTDNGNDDSKLWSWLCYLLELVVWALVIVGTVISFDLQLDTVKKGISSRTAFTYHQFNLFLKTVTIPSIWIGVLSLTWEMVTSLFRCACVSGFFKRFWGTVQWTVFAGAAASMFAVSLVPFTFIEYDSNSRLWPGVRQAYEMVDRYQVVNSYGLFRRMTGVGGRPEVVIEGSSDGVTWTEIEFMYKPGNLSASPPMLTPHQPRLDWQMWFAALGPNTQSPWFTSLMYRLLQGKRDVIELIQSDVSQYPFHQQPPAYLRAHRYRYWFTESKADGSFPERWWRRVYDEEFYPIVHLGNSFLEGMLNQYGLKDKSPPRRLSNTTVAQAVRWVRSQVRGVPAHTLIWTLIACSATFCLVQGLRHKNKDVEKPSDAHKATATDRTENAADGSSSDHHEKSDEQQADEEDDKEADSEDEVEEEGEEENEVDEEDEDEERIEKR; from the exons ATGGGGGAAATTGTCCTGCCACGGCGCATGTTCCTCTGGTGCATGGCGGTCATCTACTTGACTGCTTTTGTTTCCCTCTACGTGCAGATACCAG GTCTGTATGGAAATGAGGGGCTGCTCCCTGCGCGCTGGCAGCTGCGATACAGCGGAAAGCCTCTGGTGGAGCAGCTGCTCTCCTCTCCCACGCTGTTGTGGCTGGGACCTCGGCTTGGCCTGGACACTCACACTGCCATGGAGCTGCTGTGTCTCATCGGGGCGGCGCTGAGCCTCGCTGCCACGCTGGTGGAGGCTTTTCGAGACAGTGTGGTGTTCTTCTGCCTCTGGGTCTTGTACCTGTCTATGTATGAG GTAGGCCAGGTTTTCCTCTACTTCCAGTG GGACAACCTGCTCCTAGAGACGGGGTTCCTCTGTATCCTTGTTGCTCCCCTGACTTTAATCAGAGGGTCACGAGGGGTCAGAGAGCATGATCGTGTCACCTTCTGGCTTATTCGCTGGCTGCTCTTCAGACTCATGTTTGCATCTGGGGTGGTGAAGCTAACCTCACGTTGTCCCACCTGGTGGGGCCTTACAG CTCTCACGTATCACTACGAGACTCAGTGTATCCCAACCCCTCTGGCCTGGTTTGCCCACCAGTTGCCGGTGTGGTGGCAGAAGCTGAGCGTGGTGGGAGCCTTCGTTATCGAGATCGCTGTTCCGTTCCTGTTCTTCAGTCCACTGCGGAGGCTCCGACTTGGAGCTTTTTACTTACAG GTGCTGCTTCAAGTCCTCATCATTTTGTCTGGCAACTACAACTTCTTCAACCTGCTGACTGTGACCCTCTGTCTGTCACTTCTGGATGATCGCCATGTCTATTTCTGGCTGCGCAAGGCATACAAGACTGATAACGGGAATGATG ACTCAAAGCTGTGGTCGTGGCTGTGTTACCTGCTGGAGCTGGTGGTCTGGGCTCTGGTGATTGTTGGAACAGTCATCtcctttgacctgcagctggATACAGTTAAGAAAGGCATCTCCTCGCGGACGG CATTTACATACCATCAGTTTAACCTGTTTCTGAAAACCGTCACTATTCCCTCTATCTGGATCGGTGTTCTCTCACTTACCTGGGAGATGGTTACCTCTCTCTTCAG GTGTGCGTGTGTCTCTGGTTTCTTTAAGAGGTTTTGGGGAACAGTCCAGTGGACGGTGTTCGCGGGGGCTGCAGCTTCAATGTTCGCTGTCAGTCTG GTGCCGTTTACCTTCATAGAGTACGATTCCAACTCCAGGTTGTGGCCAGGAGTGCGGCAAGCCTATGAGATGGTTGATCGCTATCAGGTAGTCAACTCGTACGGCTTGTTCAGGAGGATGACCGGAGTTGGCGGGCGACCCGAGGTTGTCATTGAGGGAAGCAGTGATGGGGTCACATGGACG gaGATTGAGTTCATGTATAAGCCAGGTAATCTGAGTGCATCTCCTCCTATGCTGACACCCCATCAGCCCAGGCTGGACTGGCAAATGTGGTTTGCTGCTCTTGGGCCCAATACGCAATCTCCATGGTTCACCAGCCTGATGTACAGACTGCTGCAAGGAAAAAGAGACG TTATTGAGCTGATCCAGTCGGATGTATCCCAGTATCCATTTCACCAGCAGCCGCCTGCCTACCTGCGAGCTCACCGCTACAGATACTGGTTTACCGAATCAAAGGCTGACGG CTCTTTCCCAGAGCGCTGGTGGAGGAGGGTCTATGATGAGGAGTTCTACCCCATAGTGCATCTGGGAAACAGTTTCCTAGAGGGCATGCTCAACCAATATGGACTTAAG GACAAGTCGCCTCCGCGCCGTTTGTCCAACACCACTGTTGCCCAAGCGGTGAGGTGGGTGCGCTCTCAGGTCAGAGGCGTCCCTGCGCACACACTTATCTGGACCCTGATTGCCTGCAGTGCCACCTTCTGTCTAGTTCAGGGATTGCGACATAAAAACAAAGACGTAGAGAAGCCTTCAGACGCTCACAAGGCCACAGCAACCGATCGTACAGAAAATGCGGCCGACGGCTCTTCTTCAGACCATCATGAGAAGTCTGATGAACAGCAGGCAGATGAGGAGGATGACAAAGAAGCAGACAGTGAAGACGAGGTGGAAGAGGAGGGAGAAGAGGAGAACGAAGTTGATGAAGAAGATGAGGACGAAGAAAGGATAGAAAAAAGATGA